A section of the Echeneis naucrates chromosome 12, fEcheNa1.1, whole genome shotgun sequence genome encodes:
- the nrarpa gene encoding notch-regulated ankyrin repeat-containing protein A encodes MSQADVSTCSAPQRVFQEAVKKGNTKELHSLLQNMTNCEFNVNSFGPEGQTALHQSVIDGNLELVKLLVKFGADIRLANREGWSALHIAAFGGHQDIVLYLITKAKYSSGAR; translated from the coding sequence ATGAGCCAGGCGGATGTGTCGACTTGCTCTGCGCCCCAGAGGGTTTTCCAGGAGGCGGTGAAGAAGGGCAACACCAAGGAGCTCCACTCATTGCTGCAGAACATGACAAACTGCGAGTTCAATGTCAACTCCTTCGGTCCAGAAGGACAGACTGCCCTCCATCAGTCCGTTATTGACGGAAACCTGGAGCTGGTAAAACTGCTGGTGAAGTTTGGTGCAGATATCCGGCTGGCCAACAGGGAAGGGTGGAGCGCTTTACACATCGCCGCCTTCGGGGGCCACCAAGACATTGTGCTATACCTCATCACCAAGGCCAAGTACTCCTCTGGTGCCCGGTga